In Rariglobus hedericola, the following proteins share a genomic window:
- the secA gene encoding preprotein translocase subunit SecA, whose translation MLSFLFKRFAGRHYKKFLEKARPIVARVNEFEQSYQKLSDDQLRAKTDEFRARLKAGETLEQILPEAFATVKNAARRLVGTRALVCGHELEWNMVHFDVQLIGGYAIHSGKIAEMATGEGKTLVSTLPLYLNALTGRNTQLVTVNDYLARRDSEWMGHLFGFLGLTTGCIQQSMPSDLRREMYGRDITYGTASEFGFDYLRDNGMATRKDDQVQRDYWFCIVDEIDSILVDEARTPLIISGPAPIEREQPFTKLKPGIDALVNEQIRLCNRMAGDAKAVLEKADATPDERKAAALKLLQVKIGHPKNKQLLRLMETPDLRKLLDKTETDMNSDFQKTELYRLKEELFYSIDERQHQADLSEIGRTRLRPDNPDAFVLPDLATEFSELERRADLTPEQREEIKAKSQNNYSEVSEEIHAISQLLRAYSLYEKDVEYVVAEGKVMIVDENTGRVMPGRRWSDGLHQAVEAKENVNIERETRTYATVTIQNYFRLYEKLAGMTGTAETEAIEFNDIYGLSVQVIPTNKDCIRIDRNDSIFKTRRDKFNAVVAEIEAANKRGQPVLVGTVSVESSEVLSRMLKRAGVIHTVLNAKYHEQEAEIVTRAGQRGSVTIATNMAGRGTDIKLGEGVRELGGLYVIGTERHESRRVDRQLRGRCSRQGDPGLTKFFLSLEDTLMRLFLQGNLASRLMEGSMKDGEELEHPWLNRSIESAQKKVEQQNFGQRKRLLQYDDVLNQQREVIYGIRNAAIHADRPKSIILEQIAEEVDSRLESAGITGRATASQSAIDSFVGWVNATFPIGLKSEELSGDSIEALTALVVERVRQAYEVKESVEIPEALGSLERYVIINAIDHHWQEHLTEMEELRRAIGLRSYGQTDPLVAYKGEAFKYFQEMMANVRLQICTGLFRNASNLDVFENMLALLSRGAKAVGPADAPAAPQITTTITTSGGPAPEAEVQKEIELPKVTIRREAPKVGRNDPCPCGSGKKFKNCHGQ comes from the coding sequence ATGCTTTCCTTTCTCTTCAAGCGTTTTGCCGGCCGCCACTACAAGAAGTTCCTTGAGAAGGCCCGGCCCATCGTCGCCCGCGTAAACGAGTTTGAGCAATCCTACCAGAAGCTCAGTGACGACCAGCTCCGCGCCAAGACCGATGAGTTCCGCGCCCGCTTGAAGGCCGGCGAGACGCTCGAGCAGATCTTGCCCGAGGCTTTCGCCACCGTGAAAAACGCCGCCCGCCGCCTCGTCGGCACCCGCGCCCTCGTCTGCGGCCACGAGCTCGAATGGAACATGGTTCACTTCGACGTCCAGCTCATCGGCGGCTACGCCATCCACTCCGGCAAGATCGCCGAAATGGCCACCGGCGAAGGTAAAACCCTCGTCTCCACGCTCCCGCTTTATCTCAACGCCCTCACCGGCCGGAACACCCAGCTCGTCACGGTCAACGACTACCTCGCCCGTCGTGACTCCGAGTGGATGGGCCACCTCTTCGGCTTCCTCGGCCTCACCACCGGTTGTATCCAACAATCCATGCCGTCCGACCTCCGTCGCGAGATGTATGGCCGCGACATCACCTACGGCACCGCCTCCGAATTCGGCTTCGACTACCTCCGCGACAACGGCATGGCCACGCGCAAGGACGACCAGGTTCAACGTGACTACTGGTTTTGCATCGTGGACGAAATCGACTCCATCCTCGTCGATGAAGCCCGCACGCCGCTGATCATTTCCGGCCCCGCCCCCATCGAGCGCGAACAGCCTTTCACCAAGCTCAAGCCCGGCATCGACGCCCTCGTCAATGAGCAGATCCGCCTGTGCAATCGCATGGCCGGCGACGCCAAGGCCGTCCTTGAAAAAGCCGACGCCACCCCCGACGAGCGCAAAGCCGCCGCGCTCAAACTTCTCCAGGTCAAGATCGGCCACCCGAAGAACAAGCAGCTGCTCCGTCTCATGGAGACGCCCGATCTCCGCAAGCTGCTCGACAAAACCGAGACCGACATGAACAGCGACTTCCAGAAGACGGAACTCTACCGTCTCAAGGAGGAGCTCTTCTACTCCATCGACGAGCGCCAGCACCAGGCCGACCTCAGCGAAATCGGCCGCACCCGCCTGCGTCCTGATAACCCCGACGCCTTCGTCCTCCCCGACCTCGCCACCGAGTTCAGCGAGCTCGAACGCCGCGCCGATCTCACTCCCGAACAGCGCGAAGAAATCAAGGCCAAGTCGCAGAACAATTACTCCGAGGTTTCTGAGGAAATCCATGCGATCTCCCAGCTCCTCCGCGCCTATTCGCTCTACGAAAAAGACGTCGAATACGTCGTCGCCGAGGGCAAGGTCATGATCGTCGATGAGAACACCGGCCGCGTCATGCCGGGCCGCCGTTGGTCCGACGGTCTCCACCAGGCCGTCGAGGCCAAGGAAAACGTCAACATCGAGCGCGAGACCCGCACTTACGCCACGGTCACGATTCAGAACTATTTCCGTCTCTACGAAAAACTCGCGGGCATGACCGGCACTGCCGAGACCGAGGCCATCGAATTCAACGACATTTACGGGCTTTCCGTTCAGGTCATCCCGACCAACAAGGACTGCATCCGCATCGATCGTAACGACTCCATTTTCAAAACCCGTCGCGACAAGTTCAACGCCGTCGTCGCCGAGATCGAAGCCGCCAACAAGCGCGGCCAGCCCGTGCTCGTCGGCACCGTGTCTGTCGAGTCCTCCGAAGTCCTCTCCCGCATGCTGAAGCGCGCCGGTGTCATCCACACCGTGCTCAACGCCAAGTATCACGAGCAGGAAGCCGAGATCGTCACCCGCGCCGGCCAGCGCGGCAGCGTCACCATCGCGACCAACATGGCCGGCCGCGGCACCGACATTAAACTCGGCGAGGGCGTCCGTGAACTCGGCGGCCTCTACGTCATCGGCACCGAGCGCCACGAATCCCGTCGCGTTGACCGCCAGCTTCGCGGCCGTTGCTCGCGTCAGGGCGACCCCGGTCTCACCAAGTTCTTCCTCTCCCTCGAAGACACGCTCATGCGCCTCTTCCTCCAGGGCAACCTGGCCTCGCGCCTCATGGAAGGCTCTATGAAAGACGGCGAAGAGCTCGAGCATCCGTGGCTCAACCGCTCCATCGAGAGCGCCCAGAAAAAGGTCGAGCAGCAGAACTTCGGCCAGCGCAAGCGCCTCCTCCAATACGACGACGTGCTCAACCAGCAGCGCGAGGTCATCTACGGCATCCGCAACGCCGCCATTCACGCCGACCGCCCCAAGAGCATCATCCTCGAGCAGATCGCCGAGGAAGTGGACAGCCGCCTTGAGAGCGCCGGCATCACCGGCCGCGCCACCGCCAGCCAGTCCGCGATCGACAGCTTTGTCGGCTGGGTCAACGCCACCTTCCCCATCGGTCTCAAGTCCGAGGAACTCAGCGGCGACAGCATCGAGGCGCTCACCGCCCTCGTCGTCGAACGCGTGCGCCAGGCCTATGAGGTAAAGGAGTCCGTCGAGATTCCCGAGGCCCTCGGCTCGCTTGAGCGTTATGTCATCATCAACGCCATCGACCACCACTGGCAGGAACATCTCACCGAGATGGAAGAACTGCGCCGCGCCATCGGTCTGCGCAGCTACGGCCAGACCGATCCGCTCGTCGCCTACAAGGGCGAGGCGTTCAAGTATTTCCAGGAGATGATGGCCAACGTCCGCCTTCAGATCTGCACCGGTCTGTTCCGCAATGCATCCAATCTCGATGTGTTCGAAAACATGCTGGCGCTCCTGAGCCGCGGTGCCAAGGCCGTCGGCCCCGCCGATGCGCCCGCGGCTCCCCAGATCACGACCACCATCACGACCAGCGGCGGCCCCGCCCCCGAGGCCGAAGTCCAGAAGGAGATCGAACTCCCGAAGGTCACCATCCGCCGCGAAGCACCAAAGGTCGGCCGCAATGACCCCTGCCCGTGCGGCAGCGGCAAGAAGTTCAAGAACTGCCACGGACAATAA
- a CDS encoding C39 family peptidase — MPRLHPVFILCLLCAASLDARTWTDNQGRSLEADYVSATPAEITLRRGSDGRTFTLPLASLSSADRTFVAEQLAPVAANFSELNTLLGLELLADSTLWDDEPALAARRLRLPLEGKTDRFEGYRAYPRTPLSMLGAESHMISLQAADGRITALTIQFTNRGDYSVFSHRDPQWPTTKQEIQDFEQALKKDFETITAALTAKLGEPKREIALGGLDPGRRSLRWESGAHALIANYDEAQMVSLKIRPVDRAANARLADDQVRRMFKERITRRPNGDVILDQIPMVNQGPKGYCVPATFERYLRYAGIPADMYELAASGGTQFGGGSNFSTMTRGLDRFVRRQGRRLEQISLKLTVTAIARYIDEGRPVIWGLYSTEPFNALADANTEARKDHSTLAPAKPVLTPAELAEFKPTPETAHACLIIGYNRATGEIAVSDSWGPRFRERWVPATVAQKITQDEYWVLAW, encoded by the coding sequence ATGCCCCGCCTTCACCCCGTTTTCATCTTGTGCCTTCTGTGCGCCGCATCACTCGACGCGCGCACGTGGACTGACAACCAGGGCCGCAGTCTTGAAGCCGACTACGTGAGCGCCACCCCGGCCGAGATCACGTTGCGCCGCGGCTCCGACGGACGAACCTTCACGCTGCCGCTCGCCAGCCTCTCCTCAGCCGACCGCACGTTCGTCGCCGAACAGCTGGCTCCCGTCGCCGCGAATTTTAGCGAACTCAATACGCTCCTCGGCCTCGAACTGCTGGCTGACTCCACACTCTGGGACGATGAACCGGCCCTGGCCGCCCGCCGCCTCCGGCTTCCGCTTGAGGGCAAAACTGATCGGTTCGAGGGTTACCGCGCCTACCCGCGCACCCCGCTTTCGATGCTCGGCGCCGAGTCGCACATGATCTCGTTGCAGGCCGCCGACGGCCGCATCACCGCCCTCACGATTCAGTTTACCAATCGCGGCGACTATTCCGTCTTCTCCCATCGCGATCCGCAATGGCCGACGACGAAGCAGGAAATCCAGGACTTCGAACAAGCCCTGAAAAAGGACTTCGAGACGATCACCGCCGCGCTCACCGCCAAACTCGGCGAACCCAAACGCGAGATCGCCCTCGGCGGACTCGATCCCGGCCGCCGCTCCCTGCGCTGGGAATCGGGCGCGCATGCCCTCATCGCGAACTACGACGAGGCCCAGATGGTTTCATTGAAAATCAGGCCGGTGGATCGCGCCGCCAACGCCCGTCTCGCCGACGATCAGGTCCGCCGCATGTTTAAAGAGCGCATCACCCGCCGACCGAATGGCGACGTCATCCTCGATCAGATCCCGATGGTGAACCAGGGGCCGAAGGGCTACTGCGTGCCCGCCACGTTTGAGCGTTACCTGCGCTACGCCGGCATCCCCGCTGATATGTATGAACTCGCCGCCAGTGGCGGCACCCAGTTCGGCGGCGGCAGCAACTTCAGCACGATGACCCGCGGACTGGATCGTTTTGTGCGCCGACAGGGCCGCCGGCTCGAACAGATTTCACTGAAACTCACCGTCACCGCCATCGCACGCTACATCGACGAGGGCCGTCCCGTCATCTGGGGACTTTATTCGACCGAGCCGTTCAACGCCCTGGCCGACGCCAACACCGAGGCCCGCAAAGATCATTCAACACTTGCGCCGGCCAAACCAGTCCTCACTCCGGCCGAGCTCGCCGAATTCAAACCCACCCCGGAAACCGCCCACGCCTGCCTGATCATCGGCTACAACCGGGCCACCGGCGAGATCGCCGTATCCGACTCTTGGGGACCGCGGTTTCGTGAACGCTGGGTGCCCGCCACCGTCGCACAAAAAATCACTCAGGACGAATATTGGGTGCTCGCCTGGTGA